AGAAGAAGACGAACCAGACATTTCTTCACCAAAACTGAATAGTGCTTCCAAAGCTTCTTCCCTAACACGATAATGTCTAACAATTTGGATGTGAGGATTCCTTTAAATGTTAAGTGTTAGGGCTAACAACATAACACGTGTTTGCCATGTGGAATGCTTCATTATACAACCAACACCCATCTAATTTAATACAGATTGCCACGATAgctaaaacaaattacaattcATCACAAGCAAACTACATTAGTCATTACTTAACGGACAGGACTTAATTGACTAATTTTTACAAGTTCTAGGACCtgattaagacaaaaaaaaacgaTGACCCACTTGAGACTCGCACACAATTAGATTAATAAACTTTGATCTACACTAGAAAAAACAATTCGTGCAAACACAAAAGATAAGAAGAGAACACATAATTATTgagaaaaattcttttgatattttttaaaatcgtagtagtttataataatttattttaaaaatatttaatacatattattttaatttggattaacataataataatcatatatatatatatatatatatattatgtttttaaatttttttaaataaacatatatataccaTATATGTGTCGTATTCAATATATATGTCTATCATTTTTGGGACTTCAACAACTGagtaaatagaaaaaagtaaagtaaaataaaaaattaattcagataataataataataataataataacaaaacacaCACAATTAAACTTACACTTGTAAAGAAAAGTATAtgaaaacttatataatatgGAGATATTCAACTTTACGAGGTGTTGTCTTTTTCCTGAGAATTGTCCTAAGACGAAGATAGATAGGTGGGTCCATCGTTTTAAGTTTGATAATAAAGAAAGTGTGAGTTCATTTCATGAAGACATAATCATTTATTTCCTGTACTAAATGACTGATAGGCATAGGACAGTCGCATACCAGAGCTAGAATCAAGTTACCGTTATGTCATATTCTAGCAATATCGAACGGACATGACCACAACTAacgaaattatataaattaaaattggtaTTAAGCCAACATTTAAAAACCTTCAAGGTTATCTTtacaaatcaatattttaaaaaataccttCATGGAAGTCAGTAGGTTGAGGGATAATGGTTTCTCACCATCCACATCAGCAATGAATACGAAGGAAATAGTATATAATTATAGGAACAATGTTTCTCTAGATTAGAATTCTCGTCACTATCTTTGTCCCAATCTTTGGTTATTTCTTAGATTTTCTTTGGCTTAACTTTTGAGTACAAATTTTAGGTGTGAATTACATGTATATTATATACTACGTAAAACCTTTTTATATGGCTAATAAAAGTACAATCAGTGCGTATATTCTCGTCACTTTAACTTTACTTTTTCTACTCTTTCTTTTACTACCAATTTTTCTCCTGTTCTTGagattattttcatttctatatTATTAGAATCTATATTTGCTGCTTCGCTTGAATTAATTTACTGTCTTCAATTCAGCATTTTCTGCAAACGTTCATTttaattactcatttttttattttcaaataaattaatttattcctGTTTAgcctaagttattttttattaaatcgaAAACTCAAACTAATATCACCCAAAGCACTAGGCTGGAATTCTTTCTGGATTCTCATTTGCACAGAGCTATTTGTAGAGgttgaaaaatttattcttgatttttaaCATTACAAATAATTTCGCGAATGAAAAGAAACTGAAATACTCGCATACACAACTATACAAGAAGACAGGGATGAAGAAATTCAAAGATATCTCTTCAAAATATAATTCACAACAATCATTGGACGAGATCCAAACCATAAGCATGTAAAAATTCTGAACAAGAACTAAAGCAAGACAGTCACGAAGGTAACAGAAGCAACAATGATTgaatatcatttttaacatgGCTAATTCATCGTTATTTTAGAGGATAGAACCAACTATCCACAATTTTTATTGTACTTAACTTACCCTAAATTGCCTAACTTCTAACCTACTGTGCTATTGCTAATACCTGCCCACAGAATACACATCTCTAAGGCTTACCCTAAGCACAGAAACTTTGCTACACAATGTACAGTTACATCACAATCAAATGATATcatttaaaatagaaacaagttacaatatttgttatttaaatataccTTCCTCTCCACACCACGGCAGACCTTTAAGAACATCTCTCAAAGCATAATAATGGGTATCACATCTGTGGTCTGTAATAAAATTTCCTGAAAAGAATATCTTCTGGAAATGCTCACCAGGTTCCCTCTTGTAAAGGGTAAAAAATTCCTTTCCCACGTCCTTTTTGGATCCCAAATTCCTTTTAATATAGTAAACAGTCCCAGGTATAAATAACTCCTCGATTACAGGAGGTTTGGCTCCCGCATCTTTCGTTGCAACTGAATTCTCCTTTGCAGCTTTAGAGGGCTTGGGAGTTTCTGTAGCAACTGTTTACACACCAAAAAATCTGATGATAAACGTGTCACAATAAATgcatttaaagaaaacaaataagcATTAAACATCAACAACCGAACATTTAGTTAAGaattccttcatttttttgtgtatataaaatacaatgtctatattatcaaatagttgttctattttttcttttgggttCAAAGAAGCCAAAAGGATGTCTAAGCATTCAAAAATTTCTTTCACTTCTTAAATACTGGATGCACCATAAATTTATCTTGGGCACAAGAAAGAAGTCTAATTGACTCTTGAACATGATGAATGCCAACTCCTCACATGTAGGAAGATGTTGAAATGAAATTCTGCCCCTATACAGGGCTTAAAAGGTGTGGTGTAAGAAAAGTCTTCCCCAAcaagacatgggaaagaagaaATGGCATCACTGTACAAGAGGAATCTAGGTTCACTCTAGAGACAATTAAGATTTGAACCGGTAAAGCAAAAGGGCTTACCAGCTAAACTTTTATTTGTCCTAAAACTTGCATAATCAGCAAGTTTTTGAGCTACATCTTGCACTGAAGACACAACCTGCTTTGCATTTGTAACCAAGTCCGTGACGCCTTTCCAATCTTCTTTCTCAATTACACTCATCctgaagaaaaataatcatatcCTTGATCAAACCTTTTGTTTTTAACTACCATATACATATGAAGCTTTGGAAGCTATTGATACCTACTAGATTTTAGATATTAAAGCTCTACAGTGTAGCAGAAATTGTTAGAATGATCAGTCACCATATAGGCATGCTCACCCTCAAAACAATGAGTTTCCCATctcttttaataaaacaaattgcGATACAACAAAAGAATAACTACTGCAGAGCTGCAGTATGCTGCTTTCAACATGTCCTGTCAATGGACAATAGAAGGGGAGGGCTGCTTACTTCAAGCTTATAAATTAAATGTCACTCACCAATCGGTTtgaacaatttcatttctgaaCCTTGTCAGGGAAGCTATACTCAATCTTGGTATAATATCATCCTGTACACTTCCAAAAACAACGCCATAAGAAAATACAATAGATAAATACAGACAAAACTTGGGCAAAGAATATTACTCATCTCAGGAAAACCACAGATATCATTACTTTCTTCCAGATCAAATATTGTTAAGCACACATTGACAAATCTTATCACATGCCTGCATTACAACTGTCGACACATAGCCAGAGCAGTTTTCAGCAAGTTCTTTGGAGACACATGGTGAAGTTCCATAGCCAACCGCAGATACAATGTCAGGGCTAAAACCCAGCTCCTTTGGTGATTTTCTGTGGATCATTATTGCCAATAAAGAAGCTATAGCCCCTCCTAGAGAATGACCCACGAGTCTTAACTTAAATCCCTATTAAAGAGTTCACCACATCTCATGCCATGAAtgagaaaaacacaaacaaagaaatgaaaaacaaaatagatgAAGTAAGATCATCCTCACCTCATGTTTCTCCAAGCATTTTCTTATGATTTCAATCTCATGATGGAGAAACCAACGTGCAGATTCAGCAATTCCAAAGTGGGTTGAATAGCCTTCAAAGGTGACTTCACCATCACTTGAGGAAAGTATATCAGTGATAAGGTCATAAAAAGTATGTGTTCCCCTTATGCCTAAAATTACAAGCTTTTTACGCGTATCAATTCCAATATAATATGCAGGCCTCATTACACTGGAGTTCTTAACAAATTTCTTGACATTACTTTCTCTTAGCATACTATTCCTTGAAAGAACAACAGGACTATCCTTATAAGCACCTTTAGCCAACTCAATATGATATATGAGATCTTGAACCTGAAATCCAGTAAGATATATTGATAAGACTGGAAGATAAAAACTTGTAATAATATGCTAACACTAACAGTGAAAGATCGCAATATCATatgaacatataaatataatatgcgTTCTGCAACTAAAATGCAGTTTCAGAAGTTACAATTGATTCTGACAATATCTGAATGCCTTTTATATCTTCAAATGGATGAGTAGAAGCTTGACGAAGATAGATCAGATACAAGCCAATTGTAAGGTCACTCAAATTCCAATCCTGGATTCCAAGCTTGCTCCTTTTGATGCATGCAATTATTTCTGTAAGGGATCGATTGCTTGGTGGGGGTTTCTTTCCAATTTCGTATCCTGCATAACATGGAAAACTAAGTCAGTCTTGTTTTATTGTAAAGCAAACTGAGACTTTATATGATCAAGTAGTATTTATGTAACACAGGAAAAACATATgttaatgatataaataaattttgtcatGTTGTGTAAATGAGTCATGGGGGCAAGCCTTAGAACAATGGTAATGCTGTTTTCTTGTGACCAGGAGGTCACAAGTTCAAATCTTAGAAACAGTCTCTCTCCACTTGCAAGGGTAAGGCCGTGTACATCTACCACCCTAGACCCCACCAAGAAAGGTCTTCAAGCCTCATGCACTGGGTCATCTTTCTATAATGTAACTGAGTCATACATGACTCCACTTCTTTATGAGAGATTATTTTAAAGGAAAGTACTCACCATTTTACAGTCACACTAACTGTCTAAATTTGCCAAATGAAAAATGTTATGGCAATATGACTTAACACTTAACAGACCTGTTGGCAGAGCCCACCTACAAAATTGCAGAGCTGGTTCAAGTGTCTTTGAGAGCCAAGCCAACTCTAACTTCCACTTACTATCAGAGGCATCTTCATCATCAGAACTGTATTTGCTAATCCCATAATTTCTATCCGCCTTCTTAACAGTAGATTTGGAAGAAATATGTTGCTTTTCTTGCTCTTCTTTTAGCTTATCTTCTACCTTGTCTGCTCTGGACCTTTGCAATTGAAGCCGTATAAAAGCACTATGCATATTGTTCCAATGTGGTTTTTCACGGTTGAGAAAATGTTTTGTATTATCTGCACATTCAATTGCAAGTAATAGATATATGGCTATAAGATATTGGATACAATTTTCTAGCATGAAAATtgtatttaacaaataatatgaaACTTAAATACTAGGCAATAGAAACTTGGGACACATTCTGATAACATGTTAGGTGAAATCAGATCTTCATGCACAATTACGGCATCAACTCCATAACCAGAGGGATAACACCAAATCTGATGTTGAAGACAGGGCACTAGGCATCTATCAACTATTCTTTTGCATAAGTGACATATACTCTACAACTAAACAAATGTCCTATTGTCCTCTAGATACCGCTCACTTGATAAAGCTATATGAGTCCATGGCACGTGCACTAAGTGTGTGGGTTCAGACCATACAATGCACCCACCCAGCTTCCTTCCTGCTGGCTTCCCCAAGTTCCACATCAGTGGTAAGCCCTCACTCATGTAcactttttaagaaataaaatcaaaagcaGGTGTTCCCATGATGCCCAATGATATGATAATTAGCAAAAGGCGGCAAACTGTGTTACGTGAATTATAGGTTCAAGTATTTGTATCGGACATGTGAGTGTCAACAAAACAATTTcctaaaaatttaagataaaggtacataaactttattaaaataaaatattaggtGATAGTCAcgtatgtaaaatataataactaacTTGTAATAATTCCTAATTCACAATTTAAGATCAAGAAATTATTGTACTGTCATTTATGTATTTAGCAGCTTACTTAGGGTGAGCGTTTGTAAACTTCACATTCAAGAATTAATTTGGGTTAAAATTGGGTTTGCAACAAAATTAATTTGGGTTAAAATTGGGTTTGAAACATTAAAGCATGTTTATAAGAACATAAACATATTTGCTTTTAAACAACCAAACACAATCTTTTCAGACAAAATCACATGGCATTATTTAATAGTAATACTGAATGTTGTAGGAAACATATATTGAGTAAATTAAATCACATTAACAATCCATAGATTTCCTCTAAGATATAACACAGTACGTGTCTTTTTCCTGTCCCTACATTAACTCTCGTAATTGTCTGAAGAACAtttcatcaataatat
This genomic interval from Vigna radiata var. radiata cultivar VC1973A chromosome 8, Vradiata_ver6, whole genome shotgun sequence contains the following:
- the LOC106769793 gene encoding uncharacterized protein LOC106769793 is translated as MNTQYLRQLLRNIYNTKHFLNREKPHWNNMHSAFIRLQLQRSRADKVEDKLKEEQEKQHISSKSTVKKADRNYGISKYSSDDEDASDSKWKLELAWLSKTLEPALQFCRWALPTGYEIGKKPPPSNRSLTEIIACIKRSKLGIQDWNLSDLTIGLYLIYLRQASTHPFEDIKGIQILSESIVQDLIYHIELAKGAYKDSPVVLSRNSMLRESNVKKFVKNSSVMRPAYYIGIDTRKKLVILGIRGTHTFYDLITDILSSSDGEVTFEGYSTHFGIAESARWFLHHEIEIIRKCLEKHEGFKLRLVGHSLGGAIASLLAIMIHRKSPKELGFSPDIVSAVGYGTSPCVSKELAENCSGYVSTVVMQDDIIPRLSIASLTRFRNEIVQTDWMSVIEKEDWKGVTDLVTNAKQVVSSVQDVAQKLADYASFRTNKSLAVATETPKPSKAAKENSVATKDAGAKPPVIEELFIPGTVYYIKRNLGSKKDVGKEFFTLYKREPGEHFQKIFFSGNFITDHRCDTHYYALRDVLKGLPWCGEEGIFK